The window TAATTTCGTATTCTTTTTCGGTTTAGAAGTACCATCGCCTAGGTTCGGTGCTTTGCATTCTGAATACATAATGGTACACGGAAAAGTACTTGATACTTGCTACAGAAGAGTCGAAGCCCAAAATAAAAATAGGAAGGAAAAAAGTAGCCTATTGCAAGAGAGCTTGTTGCCACTTGGAGAGCTAGGAGCCCTCGTACTCTAACGTCCAAGGTTAGATGATCTGTGGTTTGTGTCGTTTACGGTTCTGTAATCCACAAGGAACCCGAAAGCCACGCATTTACCAACGCTGTCTGCGCTTAAAATTTCCCCTcagtttaaactttaaactttcacAGAACCGGTGAAGAGGAGGCCATAGGATGTGGTGGATAACAAGGATAATTAGGCAAAGCATTAGAAACCAGTGAAGAAGAGGATAACAAATTACGATGGATGACAAGAATATAAATTGGATTGGAAAAGCACCATAAGACGATTATAATGGGTAACTAACAAGAATAGTTAGGAGAAACCATCAGAAGAAGAAGACGACAGCACACTCAGAAAGTTTACATTCTTGCGCAATGGCCCAACTTGAAGTCAGCAGAAAATATGCCGAGACCCCAACCCCGAAAACTCCTAAAGCTCAATCCCTCACCTTTGAGCAACTCCTTCAAGGtaaatccaaacatgaaattcACCAagcaatgaaattttttttttttttttttttaatggcacTTTGTGCGCTAAATTTTTAAACCATGCACGGTTTTCACTCTGGATTTTGCTTGTCAGATGATGAAGCTTCATGGCAACATAGTACCTCACCGACTCTTGCAAGGAACCACTaccacgatgaagatttgagcCCCCATAATAACAAGAAATCAGTTTTGACTAAAGTCAAGGAGAGAGCTAGGAGATTGCGCCAGTCATTCAGCGGAAAGAAGAAGCATGACGATGAGAATCATGAAACCCCGGACGGCAACACTACACCGCCTTGGGGTGTTAGTTTGGACGACTCctatgatgatgaagaagatgaagatgcTGAGTATCTTGGAGCTCCAAGTATCCTCTGTTTATGGCCCTTCACGATATACTTATTCTTTGTTCAGACGTTTAATCTAAATATAAAGCATTATAAATGCACTATAATATACGTTTGTCctgattttggcttcatttcATTAAGAACATTTCTACCTGGATTTTCAGTGTATGAATCAGAGCTAGCACCCGAAATTTATAGAGAAACTGCAaggcaacatccaagagcagaTCCAGTTGTTTCTGAGAAGCACCTTTTCCCAACCAGCATCAAACacgaagatggagatgaagggAAAGATAAGGCTGCTGCTGTAAGCAAGACCATCACTGAAACCGTGTCTGAGAAACTCGCACCAGCATATGCTAAGGTCAGCGATGCCACTCAGTTGATTGCGTCCAAGATTGCAGGGTTGACTATTTCAAGCCCTGAGGACCAAGAGAAACACGCAAATCCGGATACGGAGCATCTTCCTGCTGACGATGTCAAGAATATTGACAGGAGCTCCGAGATTAGAGAACATCTGGGTAATTTGAGCCCACAACAGTGGGACAAAGGTGTTTCTGTGAAGGAGTATTTCATGAACAAGCTCGAGCCTGGGGAAGATGACAGAGCACTTTCTCAGGCCATATCTGAGGCAATAAGTCCAAGAAAGAGTCCTCGTGATATGGGCATGGTGGAAAAAGTGCGAGAAGCTGTAACTTCATTTCTTCGACATGATGAACACCCTCACTCTGCTTCAAAAGGCTCTGTAGCAGAACCCTCCACGGAGAAAATCAAGGGAACAAATTTTTCTCAAAACGTTCCCGTTTCTACTACCAAAACAGAAGCTTCACCTCCACAGCCAAACCTCAAGTCTCTTGGTGAGAGCACTGTGGAAAAACTCCACGGGGACCCAAGCAAGGCAACAAGTTTGTCATCTAATAATCCGGTTTCCCCACCATATTCCCTCTCTTCAGTCAATGTAAATTCGTCTCCGGTCACCATGTCCCCCAGGGCAATCTCTAGGGAAGAACCATCCAAGGAGACAATTAAACCGACGAATTTGTCACTAAATCTTCCCAATTCTACCAAGAAAGGGGTTCCACCACCAAATTCCAACTCTTCTACCCGTGCACGCACACCTTCACATGCCCCCATCTCCCCAGGTGCAAATTTTATGGAACAACCCAGGAACGAGAGAGCAAAGGCAGCAAACTTGTCGCCACAAGTTCCCCTTTTTATCAGGACCGAAGTTCCACCACTCAATTCTATCTCTTCTACCAATGCAAGTTCATTGTCACATGTTTCCAGCCCCCGCGGCGCAAGTTCTAAAGGAAAACCATCCAGGGAGACGATGAAAGCAGAATATTTGATATCACACAATCCCCTATGGATCAAAACAGAAGTTCCATCACCAACTTCCACCTCTTCTGCCAATGTAAATCCGTCGTCATACTTCCCCCTCTTCCGCAGCACAAGCTTAACGCCTCAGGTCCCTGTCTTCCACAGCGCAAGTTCATCTCCCCTCGTTCCAGTCTCTACTAATGCCCAAGAAGGTTAGCTCCTGTTTTATGAATTAGGAACTTTAGTTGAATGGTAATAGTTATACAGCCAGAATACCTGCCTGGCTTCCGTAATTTGCTGAAAAGTTATCCTCAAACTATATGAACAAGAGCCAGGGTCCTAATCCTGGCAGGCTGTCTGTCACTAAATCGATGCCGCAAAACTTCCGGAATCCTTAggatttatttttctctttatttcggttactcaaattcattttgatcTCCGATGAAATTTTGGTTGCAGATCTTGAGGAGCAAACTCATGGAAGAATACTTCAAGCCAACTGAAGACCAACTCTTGGTCAGGTGCAAATTGATTACCAGCTATTTCCCGAATCTCCTTTAGTGGGACCTTGTGCAATCATAAGCTGGTCAACCAGAAATAAGTTGCTTTTACAGCACCATTAGTAGGAATTTTGTACCCATTAGTACTGATGGATCAGCCATTTTAGTCCGAAATTAGTTACATTATTGGTCACTGCAGATGTGTCTGCATTCTTAGGTTTGTAGGCCAAGTTGTTTAGACGAATAGACAACAAGAGGACTTCAGCCGATGTGGATTCTTTGTTGTGATAATTGCATCTGTGCTGTATAATCATCCTTTGAAGTGAATGATTTCATCTTAAAGTGACATAGAATCGAATTACTATTCATTGCCTAAATAAAAAGCATAAGATTGTCGGGGAAGAACCTTGCATCCTAATATAGATTGAATTGAATCAAGGCCCAGGTGGATATCTGTGTAGActccttttctttgatttttggcaagtAATAAGGAGTAGTATTCTACCCATGGATGAGATCTTGATCGGTTTGTAAGGTAAACCAGAAGATTTTGAGATATTACGGAGGGAGGGTTGGTGAGATAGTCCTTAAAAATTTTTGATGGTCTCTCAGTTAAGTccttagaaatcaaaatgaaaggTTTGAACAATACCTCGTATTATGGCATCTAAATGAGTACATCTCATTTCCAAGTCTTCACTGCAAGGTTGTCACACAATATCTACAAATCAGAGAACTGTTAGGTTACTAGAATCTAGTAATCACAGATCCTGACGCATTAAGCCTTCACTTTAAAATTTTGGACTCGATTTCTTCCAAGCTCAAGCCTTTGGTCTCAGGGACATATACCACCGCAAACACAAGCGACAATAGAGCAATTGCACCGAACAGAAGAAAAAGATTAGCAGCCCCAAGCAACTCCTGCAGAAATAGATAATGACAGAATGGATCAGTCAAAGAGCGAACCGGAAACATGAATCATGAATCCAAGCTTTGAGAGTAACAAGTTTCTGGGAAGAGTTTAAGTCACCTTCAGTGGAGAGAAAGCAAAAGTTACTATTGCGTTTGAGCCGAAATTCGTAAGAACTGCGAGACTGATCCCCTTTCCTCTAGTTCGTAGAGGGAAAATCTCAGACACCATAAGCCAACTTATAGGCCCAAACGATACCTGATATAAATACAAATATGGAACAATTAGCAAAGCTGACCACTAGCTAAAAGAAAGTTTCAACCGCAACTGATAAATCCCATatttcttgtaaatatttaatGCATCCCAAAAATAAGTCAAAtcatctttttttgtttctttgtttttgggggTCCGGCCCCGGGGGGGTGTGGGGGTGGGGGAGGTATTTTACCTGATAGCTACCAACATATAGAAGTAAAGCTGCCACAGCAACCAAAGGAtaacctccaagaaatttgtaATAAGCCCAAAGAAGCAGCAAAGACAAGGCCTATGaacaaaaagaaagttaaatTGTACCTACTTATGAGTCGAAAAGTAACAAAAACTGTAGGGCTTATTAAAGCTTACGATGCCACCAACACCTCCAATCAGTAATGGCCTACGCCCAAGATCATCAACTTTTAGAACAGCAATTCCTGTCATCACCAACTTCAGAACAATACCAAATGAAAGTCAATTATAAGCTTCCCTCAAACAGAAAAGATTCAAGAAATTTCTTCAGTCACCTGATCAGACACACCTTAAACGTGCCAATTACAACTGAAAGACGCGTAGCATCAGAAGCAGCAGCAAATCCAGCAGTCTTGAGACAAAAATGCATATTATTATAAGGTCAAGTGAAAACAGCAGCAAATGAATGGATAAATAATAACAGGGTGAAAAAGCAAACCACCTGAAGAATTGGACCAGCATAATACAGAACACTTGGCTGCCCAGTTATCTGTAATAACAATTTGGTAAACTTGCTGTTAGGATAACCTTTTATTTAACCCCAATGaatatagaaaagaaaaagaataaagatAATATCATgcagagaacaaattgaaagaaGATTTTCATCACCTGTTGAAAAAGGACCAGGCCTCCACCAATTATAAATGCTTTCAGACTTGGACCCTGAAACACCTCCAGGACACTCCCTTCAGATTGTTGATCAGCATAAGCAGTTTTCAATGAGGTAAGGGTTTCCTCTATCTGCTTTTCAGACACTTTATCGCCTGCAGCTCGGCCTCTTAGTCTGCTCAAAGCATGTTTTGCCTTTTCTTTCAACTCTTGTAAGGGCCCTTTACATTGAACTGCCCTGAGAAGTAACCACCGGGGAGATGGTGGAAGAGACAGCATGCCTATCCCCATAAGCAATGCAATAGGAGCACTTAGTCCATACATGTAATGCCACCCTCCAACGACATTAATTTCATAGCTCCCAACAAAGTAACCCAGCTGCAGAAAGAGCAATTATTAACACCCCCATGttcttttcaaaacaaaaatggATGTGAGCATCAAAATggcaaatttaccaaaattcccAGAACTATGAACAGCTCTTTCAAAGATATCAAAGTTCCCCGAATTTGTGCTGGACAAGTCTCTGCTATGTAAAGAGGAGCCCCATGCATTGCCTGTCAAACACAAC is drawn from Coffea arabica cultivar ET-39 chromosome 1c, Coffea Arabica ET-39 HiFi, whole genome shotgun sequence and contains these coding sequences:
- the LOC113742749 gene encoding uncharacterized protein isoform X1, whose amino-acid sequence is MAQLEVSRKYAETPTPKTPKAQSLTFEQLLQDDEASWQHSTSPTLARNHYHDEDLSPHNNKKSVLTKVKERARRLRQSFSGKKKHDDENHETPDGNTTPPWGVSLDDSYDDEEDEDAEYLGAPSILCLWPFTIYLFFVQTFNLNIKHYKCTIIYVCPDFGFISLRTFLPGFSVYESELAPEIYRETARQHPRADPVVSEKHLFPTSIKHEDGDEGKDKAAAVSKTITETVSEKLAPAYAKVSDATQLIASKIAGLTISSPEDQEKHANPDTEHLPADDVKNIDRSSEIREHLGNLSPQQWDKGVSVKEYFMNKLEPGEDDRALSQAISEAISPRKSPRDMGMVEKVREAVTSFLRHDEHPHSASKGSVAEPSTEKIKGTNFSQNVPVSTTKTEASPPQPNLKSLGESTVEKLHGDPSKATSLSSNNPVSPPYSLSSVNVNSSPVTMSPRAISREEPSKETIKPTNLSLNLPNSTKKGVPPPNSNSSTRARTPSHAPISPGANFMEQPRNERAKAANLSPQVPLFIRTEVPPLNSISSTNASSLSHVSSPRGASSKGKPSRETMKAEYLISHNPLWIKTEVPSPTSTSSANVNPSSYFPLFRSTSLTPQVPVFHSASSSPLVPVSTNAQEDLEEQTHGRILQAN
- the LOC113742749 gene encoding uncharacterized protein isoform X2, which encodes MAQLEVSRKYAETPTPKTPKAQSLTFEQLLQDDEASWQHSTSPTLARNHYHDEDLSPHNNKKSVLTKVKERARRLRQSFSGKKKHDDENHETPDGNTTPPWGVSLDDSYDDEEDEDAEYLGAPMYESELAPEIYRETARQHPRADPVVSEKHLFPTSIKHEDGDEGKDKAAAVSKTITETVSEKLAPAYAKVSDATQLIASKIAGLTISSPEDQEKHANPDTEHLPADDVKNIDRSSEIREHLGNLSPQQWDKGVSVKEYFMNKLEPGEDDRALSQAISEAISPRKSPRDMGMVEKVREAVTSFLRHDEHPHSASKGSVAEPSTEKIKGTNFSQNVPVSTTKTEASPPQPNLKSLGESTVEKLHGDPSKATSLSSNNPVSPPYSLSSVNVNSSPVTMSPRAISREEPSKETIKPTNLSLNLPNSTKKGVPPPNSNSSTRARTPSHAPISPGANFMEQPRNERAKAANLSPQVPLFIRTEVPPLNSISSTNASSLSHVSSPRGASSKGKPSRETMKAEYLISHNPLWIKTEVPSPTSTSSANVNPSSYFPLFRSTSLTPQVPVFHSASSSPLVPVSTNAQEDLEEQTHGRILQAN
- the LOC113742758 gene encoding D-xylose-proton symporter-like 3, chloroplastic isoform X1, which gives rise to MSFTSFHPQLNLNLSHLQPRPPSLNPSQGSHKLLLRRWSSQSPPSKCSPFLAGTGGPYFSSGTTLRSIFLLSSGSRSRPKVNHHRTTIKLLNRDHSSELVRAASEDGGESLDAEANYQEEFSWSSVILPFLFPAVGGLLFGYDIGATSGATISLLSPELSGTTWFNLSAVQLGLVVSGSLYGALLGSLLVYPLADFLGRRRELIMAAILYAIGSASTAYAPGLAVLLLARLVYGLGIGLAMHGAPLYIAETCPAQIRGTLISLKELFIVLGILLGYFVGSYEINVVGGWHYMYGLSAPIALLMGIGMLSLPPSPRWLLLRAVQCKGPLQELKEKAKHALSRLRGRAAGDKVSEKQIEETLTSLKTAYADQQSEGSVLEVFQGPSLKAFIIGGGLVLFQQITGQPSVLYYAGPILQTAGFAAASDATRLSVVIGTFKLVMTGIAVLKVDDLGRRPLLIGGVGGIALSLLLLWAYYKFLGGYPLVAVAALLLYVGSYQVSFGPISWLMVSEIFPLRTRGKGISLAVLTNFGSNAIVTFAFSPLKELLGAANLFLLFGAIALLSLVFAVVYVPETKGLSLEEIESKILK
- the LOC113742758 gene encoding D-xylose-proton symporter-like 3, chloroplastic isoform X2 translates to MSFTSFHPQLNLNLSHLQPRPPSLNPSQGSHKLLLRRWSSQSPPSKCSPFLAGTGGPYFSSGTTLRSIFLLSSGSRSRPKVRAASEDGGESLDAEANYQEEFSWSSVILPFLFPAVGGLLFGYDIGATSGATISLLSPELSGTTWFNLSAVQLGLVVSGSLYGALLGSLLVYPLADFLGRRRELIMAAILYAIGSASTAYAPGLAVLLLARLVYGLGIGLAMHGAPLYIAETCPAQIRGTLISLKELFIVLGILLGYFVGSYEINVVGGWHYMYGLSAPIALLMGIGMLSLPPSPRWLLLRAVQCKGPLQELKEKAKHALSRLRGRAAGDKVSEKQIEETLTSLKTAYADQQSEGSVLEVFQGPSLKAFIIGGGLVLFQQITGQPSVLYYAGPILQTAGFAAASDATRLSVVIGTFKLVMTGIAVLKVDDLGRRPLLIGGVGGIALSLLLLWAYYKFLGGYPLVAVAALLLYVGSYQVSFGPISWLMVSEIFPLRTRGKGISLAVLTNFGSNAIVTFAFSPLKELLGAANLFLLFGAIALLSLVFAVVYVPETKGLSLEEIESKILK